Proteins encoded by one window of Lathyrus oleraceus cultivar Zhongwan6 chromosome 1, CAAS_Psat_ZW6_1.0, whole genome shotgun sequence:
- the LOC127128581 gene encoding OVARIAN TUMOR DOMAIN-containing deubiquitinating enzyme 3 — MAQKLLNEENNILKQLRDGTAKFEIVSSPVPSVVSPFNPNSSFFGAGSSSTLFFARIGSSIGRQSAAMKKLERFSVHKVTGDGRCLFRALVKGMAYNKGVALNQREERENADELRMAVKEAICENVGDRKLYEEAIIAVTVDEPLQRYCRRIVQPDFWGGESELLVLSKLCKQPIIVYIPEHEHSGGVRGSGFIPIAEYGSEFVKGSSRKAVRLLFSGKNHYDLLL, encoded by the exons ATGGCGCAAAAGCTTCTCAACG AGGAGAATAATATTCTTAAGCAATTGAGAGATGGTACAGCAAAATTTGAGATTGTTTCTTCACCAGTTCCCTCCGTTGTTTCTCCCTTTAATCCCAATTCAAGCTTCTTCGGAGCTGGAAGTTCTAGCACTCTCTTTTTCGCTAGAATTGGTTCATCCAT TGGTCGACAGTCGGCAGCAATGAAGAAACTTGAACGTTTTTCTGTTCACAAGGTTACAGGGGATGGGCGGTGTCTGTTTCGTGCGCTC GTGAAAGGAATGGCTTACAACAAAGGAGTTGCTCTTAACCAACGGGAGGAAAGAGAGAATGCAG ATGAATTAAGAATGGCAGTCAAAGAAGCTATATGTGAAAATGTAGGAGATCGGAAATTATATGAAGAAGCCATCATTGCTGTCACAGTTGATGAGCCTTTACAACG TTACTGCAGGCGGATTGTGCAACCAGATTTCTGGGGAGGAGAATCGGAACTATTG GTATTATCAAAGTTATGTAAGCAGCCAATTATTGTGTACATACCAGAGCATGAG CATAGCGGCGGTGTCCGGGGATCTGGTTTCATTCCCATTGCAGAGTATGGAAGTGAGTTTGTAAAGGGTTCTAGCAGAAAAGCTGTGAGGCTGTTGTTCAGCGGTAAGAACCATTATGACCTTCTGTTATGA